AATTTGATATAATGTTGAAATCTTGACAAGAGCCCCTTCCAAATCGTGTTAATTGGTAGCTTAAACATGCCATAAACCTGACTGTGATCTCTTCTTTTAACCTCTGTGATGTTAAATAATGGGACACAAGACATTTTCTATCTTATTGAGGTTTATTTGGACAAAAAGATCACTTCTAATCTAAGAGACAGAATTATAGTATCAAATTGTCATCTCACATTACCTGTCCTGTAACAGTCTGCTTGATTTTCTGCTACTACTTACACGGTTAAAGTACACCTCTAATGAAACACAAATTCTAAATCACCATATTCATTCAGCAGcatttttcctctgacatcactctcagggtgggaagctcaCCTTCTGTAGCTCtgctttttttcaggtttttctttaaaatatcatATAAACATagataatcttaaaaaaaactttgaacagGAACTGAAAAGACTATTGATAGTGAAAATCCAGAGAAACCTATTTCAACATCTCAAGGTATATCGTCATAATTGACAGTCTGTTAGCTAGACAACAGCTCACATTAAGCCACTTTCTAGTTAACATTACTGTTTGATTGTGTAACATTGCCTAGTAGCTTGGTGTGATTTTTTTGCTAAAGGTTATGTTAGCCGGGAACTTACACCTCTCCTGTTATCTTTCTCGCAAGCAAACTTGTAAGAATTGCCAACCTTAACAAGCTAACGCTGCAGCAGCTAATGGTAATGTTAGCTAATGAAATGCACCTTTTGTAACTCATCATGGAACACAAGGCATAACAGTAATAGTTTTTGAATGCTACAATGCCCAGCTTTTGCTAGCTAGTTTATGGgatatcaaatatgttgtttacaCTTGAAGTATGCCGAACTAtctctggatttaaaaaaagagtcacaGTTTCATATGGAAGGAGTGAAATGATGACTAAGCAATTTATCAGATTCCTTTCATGTATACAACTTACAACCTGGAATACATAAAAGTTGGACCTGCCCACTTTGAGGTTCAAAGAACAATGGCAGCTGTGTGAATTCAATTCAGaacaattaaatatttatactGAATTCCAAAATATTGGATTTCAGGAATTCTACAAGAAATAAGAGCCATTAATAGCAGAATGAACTGTGGAGAACTATCTCTTCCTGCGGACTTAATTTACTCTCATTTCTGTGTGAAAAACCAACTTATCACGAGTACAGCGCCATTAAGTTCCGGAGCCTCAAAATAACGACTGCAATTTTCAGAGcaattttctttctccttcatcTTAAACTGGGAGTTGAGCTTATTATGTAATTGTATGTCATCTTTTGctgtcttgtttaaaaaaaaaaaggctttgtaGGTTTGACGTACAGGACAAAAGAAGATGATGAATACTTTTTCCCTGTAAAGTCACAAATGACCctgtgaaaaaaaggaaagaaaataacagTACCACTACATCCATGACTGTGATGTATATCGGCTTTAGTGGATGTCACAATGAGTGTCCTGGGAGTGAGCCTGACGCTCCAGTATGACAGACGGCTCATACAGTAGATCCTCTTCTCCAAGATTTGAACTCTGCTCCAAGTTCACAAAGTTAGGGATGTTGAAGTGAGAAAAcaagtcattttctctttcagccTTATTTTCCTCTATTAGTCCATTTAGAGGTTGGTGTCTCCCAGCTTCCTCGACATCCTCCTCCATCTCGCCCATCCCAGAAGATCTGATACCTCTGGGCCGGTTGAAAGACTCCTGCTGCTTAACAGCTGTCTTTTCTTCTGGTTTCAGCTTCCTCTGGCCCCGATCCTCCTCATTAATGTAGAAATGAAAATAAGAGCGGGACTCCGATAACAACGGGCGAGAGAAGGCTTTGTCATTTTCGTCCTGGGGGCCATCGATGTCTACGAGGCAGCTCCCTGGTCGATGGCGCTTTTCAGCAGAGTCTGGGTTTCTGttaggaaagaaagaaaaatgtgagaaaatgcTTTGGAAACATAAACAGCTTCACATTTTCAGTCTGACTATATATATGGGATTTCTCATCAACTCCCACTGCCGACCCCTCTTTAAAATGGAAATATCACTTTTGCCATATAAGCTATAACTTCCAAATCAAATATACGATCTTCACAAACGCCATAACCCTTAATCCTAGAAGAACAACCCTTTTTACCTCATTAAAAATGTCTTATAAATAAGCCGGAACAGCTAAAGCATCAATGAAACAATCAGACATGAAAGCTACTCCAGCTCTGAGATAAGAGGCGCTGAGAGCTGAACAGATTGAGCTCTCCCTGGTTGTCCTTGTAGATGTGATGGTGAAAGATAATTGGGCTAAAGCTTTTTAACACTCACTCTTGGTGGGGCGCCCCTGTCTTTGTGAGCAGCGTCAGAACAAAGAACATGAAAATGACGAACACAGCAAGTCCAACCCAGAAGCCGATGACGATAGAGTCTGAAATGTGAGAGAAGACACAGAGGCTTATTGGAGTGCATCGAAccataaatatattttgtattcatcACTTGTGATTTACTTTCTCTCAGGGGCCCAGAGAGCCTCGATAATTCAATGAAACGAGCATTCAGTAGTCTAGGCTATTGGATTACAGCTGACAACGTGTCTGTATGCTTGCTGATGATTAATTGGCTTCTCATTATCAGAGGAGTATCCTTTGACGGTAGAGGTTGTGCATGAATTATTGCAGCCAGATAATTCATCACCTTCACCTTTTTTATGAGATTATGGGGGCACGTGCCAGCCCACAACTGAAGCAATAGGCTACAAAAACCTAACAGAGAAATAGGTCATGAGACATGAATTAGGCTATTAACAGTTTAAAGGTGAGTAACCCTGACACTAACGAATAACCTAATGCACGCACACTCACGTGCGTCAAAAGGCGCACACGCACACTTGACAAGTTGAAGTCGATTGTAGATGTATGATATGGCTCACATCTGTGCGCTTTGAGTCCCTCAAAAGACACGGGCTCCTCGTCGTCGTAATACTCGTACTGCCACACGTAGTCACTGCGACGTGCGCTCGTTTGGCTCCGGTTGTGGAAGGCAGACATTTCCcaccgattttttttttttacttcctacacaacagaaaacaaggaCAAATCAGCCCAACGgacgcttaaaaaaaaataatcataaagTTACTCTATGGTTATCTCTGAAGTTAGCAAAACACAACCTCCAGGGGCGTGAAACCTTTCTGTGATGATGTTATCCGCCGCCTGGGAATTTGGAAATTACGCAAAACAACTCCTAGATGTTATCTCCGTTTTGGGAATCAAAAAAAAACGTGACAGAAAAAGGTGACGAAGCGCAGGGAAATCCATCGCTTTACCGTTCAGCAAAAACTCGATCCATCCTCGTGTTGTGAAAGCAAAGCAGGAACCTTGTAGGGAGCAGATCAGTGCGCATCACCTCCATCCAGCTTCCCCCATAAACTGACGGCTCTCTCACTGACAGTACAAACACtggtccaaaaataaataaataaaaacgcTCGCCTCATTCTGCCTCGGAGCTGGAGGCTGAGACTGGAATGTATTAGAGGCTGTTGAAACCACATATGCTTAACTTTACACCAAtgattagaataaaaaaaaaaaatcttgtggtCTTCTGATGTTAAAAAAGGAACACTTTCTCAAGTGCATGTTCACATAACAAACTCAGGACATTTAAGAATCATTAATCATTTTTCAACCTTATACCAATCACATTCAGTCTGAGGGGATGCCCACTTCTGTCAACCCCTCCACTTTTAAATCCAGAATACATATGAATTCTATAAATCATGGATGATGAAGTTTTACAATGGCTTGACAATGCTCTTCATTTGAGGAGACATTTCATTTATGGCCAGTGTGCAGACTCAGATTTAGGAACTAAGAAGACACAACTGAGATGATGTCGGGCTGCAAGATGTGAAATTATCATCATTTACACATTTAGTACAGTACTTGACTCAGAGTACGTTGGACATTATACCCTGGAGAATGAATTGTAAACATAATTGTGAACATGATATAATAGGGCACTATTTTAGATGTGATCACAACACCAATGCATACAAATGAAACCCCAATATAGCCATTTTCAAATTTTGACACTTCCCTGATGGCTATTAAAtccccaaaaatatttttatttttctatcaattTTACCAAAAGTATGCCAGTGCCTTTAGAAAACATCGGCCAATTTACTTGAAAATGGTTCACTGTAAATGTTCTTGATGGTTtagtaattatttttttttttttgtgcatccAAATATTCTAACCATTAGCCATTTCATTGGAGTGAGCAGTTATTAAAAGGCTGTAAACAATGCAACCTTGaccaatgatttaaaaatagtttGTAAAATGACGTGGATGTCTGATTCAGGCTGACAAGATGTATTAAGACTCATAAGAGCACATCACCATGCCTTCTTCTCATCCTTTGATCAGTCTTCATTGAGTCACAGGCTCCATTAGTTATATTGCCATACTGTGATTTCTGAAGTACCTCTAGAACACAGCCCCCACAGGCGTCCATTCACTTACTGATACTTcatcaaattatttttcatcatCCTTGAAGTAACATTTACTGGAGCAACTAATGTGCCTACGATGCACTATCATCCTTCTTGTGCTTTGAGTGTCCTTTAAATACTCTACACTGTTACAATTATTAAGTACATAGACCGTAGgggagaaataaaaatattgcctttaacacatttattgttgCTCAGTTTGTATTTTGGTTTAACTCCCATGTCTGCAAAATGTAGCTGCAAAGTGCCTGGATTTGACAAGTTTAGGCTACACAACATATTATAGACCAGACTCGATTATTATTCCTTCAACGTGGGTTTAAACTCAGCCCTGTTCAAGAGCTTTAAATTTAAAGCCACTATTTGTTGGATTTCTCCTCACCTCCTTTTGGCACCATCTGGTGGTGGTAGCAAGAATGGCTCAATGGCAGACCAGTCCTGTTGTACTGCGAGACATGCCCAACTCTGGATCACACTCAAGGATGATTTGAATGCTCTATAAGAGCAATTTCACATGATTTCCAAACATATGCATCGAAGGTTTGGGCAAGATGTCTGTTACATCGAACAGTTAAAGGTTAGCCAGCTAAAACTTGGTGCAGTTAAGGGTGACATATTGTTCTGCTAAAAACTCAAAATAACAGTGAAACTGTTTAATTCCAGCACAGAACACCAGACTTCAGTGTTGAATCTGAATGAGTAACAAATCTGGAGCTGGTTCTCTACAATCATTCTTTGCGCTCATAGACATACATAGACTTCCAGCTTTAGTCGGGAGCTGTGCAGATGGTACCTTATCTGATCCAACCTGGAAACACAGAATACATACATTGATAGAAGGAAATAGACTCAGAGGTTTTTACTTGTATTTTTCTGCAAGTTTGTGTGCTGCCAGAATCTTGGGAAAGATTTTAATTGTGTACAAAGCCTTCACACTAAATAAACTCAAATCAAAGTAGCTACTTCACATTTAAGCATTAACACTTAAAACAATAATGCTGTCTGATGATCCTTATGAAGCCTGTCTGTTGGCCCTGGATTAGAGACAGTCTTTCTGCTTTCAGAAAAGTGATGATTTCTCACATCCAAATTGGTTCTTTTGGATTATAACTACCTTCACCATTATGAACAAATACCTCTAAAGCGCCATTAGTGTTTCAATCAGTCCTTGTTTTTTGTCTGAAGATTACATCATCCCCTCTTTCTGGATAATCCGCTGAATGAATGATCAAATTAAGCTGTACAGTGCTGCAGAAATAACCCTAAAGGAGGTCTTCTCTGGAGTGGATATTGCCCTTAAGGCACAGACCTTCACAAAACTTGGACCGACTATGATATAAGAGGATGAATCATAAATGTCACACAGCATTATATAAACCCTGTAAATATCAGCACTAGATAGCATTCATTTCCTGAATTTATTTACTTGCCTGCTTACATTTTTATGCTGGAAGGGTTGAAAAGGCAGCATCAAAGCTTGCTGTTCAGGATTAAAGCCTCATATTCCTCTGCAGATCAATAATGCATATTTAAATGAAAGCAACCGGTCTTCTAAAATCTGTCCCACCCTTATTGCTTCTGGCTGTTGAGCTCTCGGTTATATtgctttgttcttcttttgcTGCCGGTTTCACGGAGGAGAGCACAAAGGTTTTGatgaaaagaaacatgtttaatgGTAGCTAACGGTAGCACAACTTTTAAAGTACAGTTCTTGTTCTTAAGGAGTAAAACCCTTCTCGCATCAACACTATAGCTGAATGCTGTTTTTCCTGTGCTCCTCTAAAGTTGAAAGTTTAAGTGGATGTACGAACATCTTCATAGAGTATTCTACAAAGGGTTGATGTTTCTGAACTATTATATTCTCACAATAGTACACAATAGTCACCATTAATAGTAAAACAAGTGTGTGTTcgtcattcatttaaaaatcgCAATACTTGCTCAGCATGGCGTTAGCATGATGCATATGGGTTAGTAGGCCTACAGCAGGTGAAGTTAgcgtgttagcattagcatgctactGATCTGTACAGTAATAATCGTAAATCATCCAAAAGTTAATATTATGCGCAAAAAACAATTTAACGATTTATCTCTCTACTCCAGGGGTATTTTTTAGTGAAGTGAAGGGTCAAGCTTAATTTGTTTCCCTCCGACAATAAGCGGCAGATCTTCTTCAAAACCATTGACAGTTATCTCGATTGAAATTTgccatttaaatgttatttaacattttaaaacattgtacTGCATATAATGCTCTGATTTTGTGTCCTAATTTTAAAAACCCATGAGCACTTGTTAAAAGTGTGCTTTTCGCTTCACTTGTACTAATTTAGCTTCAAAACAGGATGAAGGATAGTTTCAATTTCATTGTCAACAGCAGGTTtcactgtagttttttttaagaattcatTGATGATTTGAACAAACCTCTGAGTAAAAATCCATCGGGACAGCCATCCTCtatcattaaaatgttaaagcCTGCAGATCCGTCGTGCATGTAAATGACCCTGACCACAGCGTACAGTGCTCTCTGACTCAccactgcagctgctgcaggtttaGGAGGCATCTTTCGATCGACAGTAGCACTATTGAACATGACGTCTACTGGTGATCCTCactacactgtgtgtgttctttctGCTATCGACCAGTACATTATTTACGATCACTTCACAAATTTAACTTTTAACATTCTGCTCATAAATCTGCAGCTGTAGAACAAAAACCACCTCCTGAGGTCTCCCACTGCACTGGATTTTGTGAACTTTGTAGCAGAAACTTTTGAGactgataaaagcaaaaaagataACATGAAATATTCAAGCTGCAGATTTTGCATCTGAAATGATGCTACGTGCTGTGTATAATTCTAAAGATCCCCAATTGCTCAACATCAGGCCTTTGTTGTGGGGAACTCTTTATGTTTATTGCCCTGAGatcctttctttttctgtctttctcatAGACTAAATATAAAAAGCCACTCATCGACTCACTCACGGCAAATATTAACCATATTCAAACTTTTCTTTGGATGTCAATCTCAAGTATGGTGCAGCTATTTTATCTTGAAACTTGGCTGAATGTGTTAGTCAAAAAACCATGACAACAAAGAGTCCAGACCAGGACTCGCTCCTCTGCGCTTCCTTTATTGCAGTTTCCTCAGCTACTATTACTATAATCATACATTAGAGACTGTCTGTCAACCGTCCCAGACACCTAAATCTCTATTATTAAATGATCTGAAATCAGATAATAGTATCGATTGCAATGTTTAACTGAAACCTGTCTGTGTCAGGacgaatacatttatttaaaggaatcCACTCCTCCAAGTAATTTTCATAATCATACACCTCGAGACactggagtagcagctattttcaACCCTCGACTAAAGCGGAATTCTGATAATATAATATTCCGATTTACTATCCAAATTCTCAGACTTTCTACCAACTATCTCCTTTGGAATAATTATTTTCCAATCAAGGGCTGGGAGGCAGACATACTCTGAATTTCAAGAATAGGCttaacacttttctttttgataaagcttacAGTTAGGGCTGGCCCAGGTATGGACCAGCTCCCAGTTATGCTGCTATGGTGGACCTGACACATCAAGCTCctgtccctctctttctttttctctttgatcAGCACTACTTCACTGAGCAGCATGTGAGTTTCTCAACCCAGAGGAAAACCGGCGTTGTAAATTGCATGTTAATAGCCTAATGTGTCTGATACTGGGTTTAATTCTGAGTTTGGACCTCTGCCTATAATCTTTCCAGTCTCCAAAAGCTTGATTTGAAGAAGTCAGAGATATTGAAGCTTCAcagttgcacaaacacacacatgctaaacTCACACTTTGCGTTTCAGCAGACTCAATTTCCCTTCTCTCACTCTGCATTGTTGACCTTAAAGACTCTCTTCCGATCCTCTGTCATCCAAATTGATTTCCACAAGTGGTGTTTTTCGGCTCACCCGTTCTGACGGATTAGCcttccaaatgtgtttttgtcagcGTGCAGTGGGCTGCATATTGAGGGGATGCTGAGGTTATCTAAGTTCAAAACAAGAGCAGAGGACAGGGCACTGCCATCTTGACCCTTGCTCTGGTAGTCTTTGCTTTCTGTGGTATGAGGGCAATATAAGAGGATTGAGATGCTGCCATTGAGAAaggaacaagagagagagattgagagacaacaacagcattttttaatacatttatgaaAGATGGAGGATACCAAGACTAGTTGTCATAAGGATGGTTCTATATACAATAACAGTTCCATATTTTACTCACTAAAAGTCATATACTATTTGAAATAGTTTCCTTACTCTGATAGCCTGTTATGTTGTCTTCAAATttactttaaattatttatgtTGTCCTCACTTTTTATCTAGACCATGTTGTCTTCTTGCACCACTACACTTTTACCACATCTGTTGGTTTCCAGGGCAACACTAAATTAAACTGAGATAGAGTTCAGTCTGACCTTCTGCATGTTCATTCTCAGAACATTGCAAAGAGTCCATGGAAGGACATGTATACAGACATAGCTGTGCACTGCACTGCTCACTCATGACGTCCAAATGGCATCAAACAGCTTCTCCATTTGAGGTCAATCTGAAATTATATTGAGTACGGAATTACAGCTTGGGGATTTAAATACcaaacatgtttgattaaaGTGCAGCCCGACACCTGAGAGCTTGTACAACTGAAAGCCCTTTGCCTTGGTGGTCATTGTTGGTTTGGTATTCTGTGAGGGTATTTCCCAAGAGCAGTATCCTCCTCATATGGTTTCCAAAGCAAAGTGCGTTTGAGCTCAACATTAAAGTTCAAAAGTTGTTGAACATCGAATTGTCATGAAAGGGAATTcattattagaaaaaaaaaaaagtgtacattttgaCAAACTGGAACAGTCCAAATCAGACCAAAACAAGGCAAATTAAGGTAAAAACTCCTGATAAAAGAATAAATCTACTAAAAATATACTGGCTTATTCAAGATGAAAGCAACTAATAAAAATGCACCAAGGAAGCCCAATAATTGAAGTAGaagttcaatttaaaaaaacaatgcgaACAAAAATGTGGATCATACAACATTCACACAGATACATTTAACCACCTATAACAGGTCCAGCAGACAATGATACTGAATGGGTTTGGACAAAGGACTGACCCAAGGTCTGACTTCATCCGCATGACTGCTTGAACTCAGACCATTTTAAAAGATTGAGAAAAGAGACACATTCAATCTAAAAAGAACATTTGCTACCATGCCCAGGTTTTAGGGTCGaactcaaataataaaaaaaagaagcaaagatGGCTCATTACCTCATCCATATTCTGCCCAAGTGCtagactttgtttttttccttcaccaCACAACATGATGTATGGAAAACATTGcaaattaatgtgttttttgatgTGTGGTTTAACAAGTTACAAAGCTAGAAGAATCCATCTGCACACATTAATCAAATACACATGACTTTCCTATATTATCCATATGCGGTCACACGTTGAAAACATGGAGCCGGTATCTTCAATGTAAATAGGCGTCACATGTCACACCAAGAAAATGTGTAAATTCATGTTCCACATAGTTC
The Labrus bergylta chromosome 15, fLabBer1.1, whole genome shotgun sequence DNA segment above includes these coding regions:
- the LOC109989680 gene encoding melanocortin-2 receptor accessory protein 2A produces the protein MSAFHNRSQTSARRSDYVWQYEYYDDEEPVSFEGLKAHRYSIVIGFWVGLAVFVIFMFFVLTLLTKTGAPHQENPDSAEKRHRPGSCLVDIDGPQDENDKAFSRPLLSESRSYFHFYINEEDRGQRKLKPEEKTAVKQQESFNRPRGIRSSGMGEMEEDVEEAGRHQPLNGLIEENKAERENDLFSHFNIPNFVNLEQSSNLGEEDLLYEPSVILERQAHSQDTHCDIH